In a genomic window of Jaculus jaculus isolate mJacJac1 chromosome 8, mJacJac1.mat.Y.cur, whole genome shotgun sequence:
- the Nxt1 gene encoding NTF2-related export protein 1, whose translation MASVDFKTYVDQACRAAEEFVNVYYTTMDKRRRLLSRLYMGTATLVWNGNAVSGQESLSEFFEMLPSSEFQINVVDCQPVHDEATPSQTTVLVVICGTVKFEGNKQRDFNQNFILTAQASPSNTVWKIASDCFRFQDWAS comes from the coding sequence ATGGCATCCGTGGACTTCAAGACCTATGTGGATCAGGCCTGCAGAGCTGCCGAGGAGTTTGTCAATGTCTACTACACTACAATGGACAAGCGGCGGCGGCTGCTGTCCCGCCTGTACATGGGCACGGCCACTCTGGTATGGAATGGAAATGCTGTTTCAGGACAAGAATCCTTGAGTGAGTTTTTTGAGATGTTGCCTtcaagtgaattccaaatcaatgTGGTTGACTGCCAGCCTGTTCATGATGAAGCCACACCAAGCCAGACCACAGTCCTTGTGGTGATCTGTGGAACAGTGAAGTTTGAGGGCAACAAGCAACGGGACTTTAACCAGAACTTCATCCTGACTGCCCAGGCCTCACCCAGCAACACCGTGTGGAAGATAGCAAGTGACTGCTTCCGGTTCCAGGACTGGGCCAGCTAG